In the Arachis hypogaea cultivar Tifrunner chromosome 20, arahy.Tifrunner.gnm2.J5K5, whole genome shotgun sequence genome, ataaataatcatttaaaaaaacatatataataaaacaagtatataaaaagatattttacgATATCAATCAAAATTAAACTGACAGACAGATGGTATGCTACTACTACTAGCTCACTAGTTGAAACTTGGGACCCATTGGACATTGGTTGGTAAATACCAGCATCGAAAGCTTCCACCCACGAATTTTATTGTTCGTCATCTTTCTTTTACAAGCAAGGACAGTTATTACTCATACAAAATCTTCCCACACTCATTACAAGCATAAATTCTAAATCCTGGAAAATTTACACTAAAACACAACACATGCCTCTCACCAAGGACCaccaaatcaaactcaaaatcagAATCATGAATTGATGATACATTGCTATATACAGCTATACAGTTGCAACAGATGCCACACGAATAGTGCCGCAAAGTTGCAAACTTAAACTTGAGAATTATGAAGTAGCGGATCGCGGTTGCTGTTGGGCCTATCGGAGTATCTGATTGGCATCAGGGCTGGATCATTATATGCATTGGCCATTGTATCATAGAATTCCGACATGTTATGGTCATTTTGGTCTGCTCTGTCCTTCTTGATCAAACATTCAGCAGGATAGTCCTTAAACATGGGGAAGAACCGATTCTGGCAATACTCGTTGAATAGAAGTGTGAGAATTGGAAGAGGAATAGTCAATGCAGATGCCAGAGGAAGCGTTTTCAGGCCAAAAATTCCAATGGCTATTACATGCATCAATATCAATGAAAAAATTGTGGAGTTGTGCACTGTTGGCCAAAATTGTCCCCCAGTCTCATACTTGGGCACATAAACTTTTAGGAACTGTCACCAAAAGATGTTTTAAGGCAATGTTAgaatttcattcatgaaacaaAAAAAGATAACAGCAACTACTACCTGtgtcaaaaacaaaaagaaatgcaAATGCATATAATATATGGGAAAAGCAATAATAATATCAAACCTGGTTGCGGAAAATGATGTATCCCAAACAAAAGTAGACCAAGAGAAATGGCAGTATTAGTGGAGCAAGGATGAAGTATGTTACACCAAGAAGACCAAAGAGGCGAATCCTGGGAATTTCACTGTGGTAAGGAATTGATGGGGGCTCAAAATCATCATCACTGTTGCTACTAAAAGTTCTACTAATAAAATTGTATAGAAGTGTAGTCAATTGAAAGAGTTCCGACGCTATAGTGGTCCACCCAGTTGTGACAACATATGCTATGAAAAACGATGCCTGCAACAAGGGAAAGTATATGAAATTTCATCTTTGAAGATTGGATTTTGGTAACAGGCATTTATAACGAAACAAAATTAAgttgagaaacaaaaaaaattgataacTCAGGGTGCGGTTGTTTCCGCCTCTTTAAagataaaaactgatttttgactgAGAATTTACTTCATACTTCTTGTATGATAAACAAACGCACCATCAATGTATGTTATAAAATACTGGAGAAATTTTGTGAAACTTCATACAATATGACATTCAATACTGATTATCACCTGTGATGGTACAGCTTCAGCTAGTACTCTGGGAATCTCTTTGGGCTCAAGAAAGACGTTCACTCGATAAAGAGCTGACCCTGATAGTACATTTGCAAAGAAAATGTTCCATATGGTAAACAATAATACTTTAGTACATGCACTCTTTTGAATCTGACTCAGTGATATGTATCCTTGCATGGATGAAAGCAGAATCATAATAGGTGGAACAAAGGACAGAAACAATTGAAGAATCAAACTGGGAAGGTATCCTGTTACAACTTGGCTCACAACAGACCTGCAAACAGATGTTGCAAATtcatggtaagaaaactttagtGCAAATAATAAAGCAATGAAGTATACTCTCAACTTGCAATCACAaactcaacaagtcaacagtTCAATGGGGAAAAAAAGGGATAATGTATTCTCCAGAAAACTGTATCATAGACACACTTGCGTGCGCTCACGCACATTGCCTAATATACATTGTGTGATGGTGATATATGATTCTTCTTAATATGCTGTATGAGGGCCTTCAAACTAAAACTCTGGATATATTATTCCGAATACTGAATCTAAGGTGTAACCCATCCCGCTTATGACTATTCAAAGAAACCAGCTCTTAGCCAGAATGAATTTAGCTAATGGGAGATTGCCGACAGCCTGCGATACAAGCACTGATTCAAGTAAGGTCTAAAATATGATTAGTTttcataattaacaaaaaaacctTCATAGCTTACCAGATGAAAGATGAAAATATGTTTGTGCATAAAAATTGAAATGGCAATTGTTGTGAAAAATATGTGCCACGGCCAACAAAAATGTGTACATTTAAAAGCAGATGCTTTATacaactaaaaatataaaaatcaaatatatatttcaATGGACGTAGAGAATGGAAGTCTGCATGCAAAGGTAGTTATATTATCATCTTACTGTGATGCATGCTCTCATGGAAGATGAAGGTCAACAGGTAGGAATTCCTACTTACAGTCTCAGTATGCCTGTAAGAAAAGGGAACCAGGTTTCCAACTGATCAAGATGTGTCAATCCTTGTACAATTGCCACTGGGATTAAAAATAAAACTGTAAGAGTAGCACATGCAACAAAAACTACCAGCTTGCTTATCCATCTTCGAATGAAGGAAACAGTGAAGAAAGGCCAATAAACATCACGAGGCTCGGGTGCTTGCTCAGTAACCCATTCTGTGGGATTGACACCTTCTTGAATGTGTAGAGCTATGGCAGCACCAAATCTTGTCTTAAATGAGACAAAGGCAGCTGGAACTTCCTTCAAGTTTGTTGATAGCACAAGTCAATGTATTAGACATCATTATTGTCATTACAACCTAATTACTAAGAAATATACTGATTGTAGGAAAGAATATCCTCCATCAAAATAACTATTGATATGAATAATCTAATAGACAACATATTATAAAGGAGGAGACAAGTGCTGTGCAAGCCAAACTGAACATAATCATGAGCTAGTATGcgaaattttttatgattattttttgcttcaagaaataAATATTACATTAGGATCTTCTATCTAGCAAATGAACTCTAAGCTTCATTTCAGTAAATGGTGAATTACCTCGTACAAATCAAATGTTCAATTCTCTCTCCATATTTTCTCGTGAAAAGTATAAAAAAACCCTCCTTGTACATTTATTTAATCCTGTTAGGCTGTCACTTTAAAAAGTGCATTTTAATCATGTGACTTTAATATCCAATCTCAGAAAAACGAGGAGGGTTGTATTAGACCTACGATAGTCAACATAAAACTTAGTTGCATCCTAATCCATAGACACGACGCAATGATGTCTTGGATCCATATAGCCAACCCCACTCAGTGGAAAAAAGGCTTTGTTaagaaagaaagcaataaattacTATAAAATTTgctaatgatttttattttttgatgatAGAAGTCTAAAATACAGTCAATTTTGGTCCAAACActcttcttattatttttcagtatttgagaGCTCCTAATGCGATCtcatttcccatttcccatttcCTGTCTCATCTGAAATAGAGTTGATATATGAAAACTGAATTTTGTTACCTGCCACATCTTGCCATTATTAATCAAGTTGGTAATACTGAGTAAAACCAAATCTTAACAACATAATCTGTGTTAAATATGCAGTGACAgtcaatttggtttatgatttAATGAACTAATAATGCGTAGTTTATTATCAGGCAGCATGTAAACCAATTAGATATTAAACAAGCTTTGAtgaaaaataagttattttgttatCACTTGAGTAGTGAAGGTTGTTATTTATGCTTAGACATGAGAGTTACCTTGGCTGTCACTGATGATTGTTCCATTCGGACATTATCTTCCAGGTCTCCCAATCTTCTTTCATAGTGATCCAAAAGATCAACTTTACGCCCGAAAAGTCCAAAAAGACCATCGCGCCTTTGACTTTGAGGAGCATCACTTTTTGATTTCAAACGGGTTAGCTTTTTGTACATTTTATCTGCATCAGCCTTCAAAGAATAAACTTTAATAGTAAGATATGTAGGTAATACTAGAAGACTAGAAGAAAAAATTGATGTTAGGTGAAACTATAAGGCTGTGTTTGGTATAAGTTTTGTGTTCCTTTTGTAGTTATATTTCCACTTTT is a window encoding:
- the LOC112782654 gene encoding CSC1-like protein HYP1 isoform X1 yields the protein MILSALLTSVAINLGLCLLFFTLYSILRKQPGNVTVYAPRLVAEGKVKEGGQFNLERLLPTAGWVRKAWEPSEEEFLSNAGLDAFVFMRIFIFSLKVFTFGGIIGMCVLLPINYLGTQLKDESDFQHKSLDSFTISNVNNGSNRLWIHFSAAYVFTGVVCYLLYYEYAYISSKRIACFYSSKPQPHQFTLLVRGVPIPPGSTCSETVERFFQEYHPSTYLSHSVIRRSSRLQNLTADADKMYKKLTRLKSKSDAPQSQRRDGLFGLFGRKVDLLDHYERRLGDLEDNVRMEQSSVTAKEVPAAFVSFKTRFGAAIALHIQEGVNPTEWVTEQAPEPRDVYWPFFTVSFIRRWISKLVVFVACATLTVLFLIPVAIVQGLTHLDQLETWFPFLTGILRLSVVSQVVTGYLPSLILQLFLSFVPPIMILLSSMQGYISLSQIQKSACTKVLLFTIWNIFFANVLSGSALYRVNVFLEPKEIPRVLAEAVPSQASFFIAYVVTTGWTTIASELFQLTTLLYNFISRTFSSNSDDDFEPPSIPYHSEIPRIRLFGLLGVTYFILAPLILPFLLVYFCLGYIIFRNQFLKVYVPKYETGGQFWPTVHNSTIFSLILMHVIAIGIFGLKTLPLASALTIPLPILTLLFNEYCQNRFFPMFKDYPAECLIKKDRADQNDHNMSEFYDTMANAYNDPALMPIRYSDRPNSNRDPLLHNSQV
- the LOC112782654 gene encoding CSC1-like protein HYP1 isoform X2, producing MNQIFSTSLWTRSLYLMLTTVQTDWLLSRLWIHFSAAYVFTGVVCYLLYYEYAYISSKRIACFYSSKPQPHQFTLLVRGVPIPPGSTCSETVERFFQEYHPSTYLSHSVIRRSSRLQNLTADADKMYKKLTRLKSKSDAPQSQRRDGLFGLFGRKVDLLDHYERRLGDLEDNVRMEQSSVTAKEVPAAFVSFKTRFGAAIALHIQEGVNPTEWVTEQAPEPRDVYWPFFTVSFIRRWISKLVVFVACATLTVLFLIPVAIVQGLTHLDQLETWFPFLTGILRLSVVSQVVTGYLPSLILQLFLSFVPPIMILLSSMQGYISLSQIQKSACTKVLLFTIWNIFFANVLSGSALYRVNVFLEPKEIPRVLAEAVPSQASFFIAYVVTTGWTTIASELFQLTTLLYNFISRTFSSNSDDDFEPPSIPYHSEIPRIRLFGLLGVTYFILAPLILPFLLVYFCLGYIIFRNQFLKVYVPKYETGGQFWPTVHNSTIFSLILMHVIAIGIFGLKTLPLASALTIPLPILTLLFNEYCQNRFFPMFKDYPAECLIKKDRADQNDHNMSEFYDTMANAYNDPALMPIRYSDRPNSNRDPLLHNSQV